The following coding sequences lie in one Mesorhizobium sp. NZP2298 genomic window:
- a CDS encoding antibiotic biosynthesis monooxygenase family protein, with protein sequence MYIAMNRFKVQNGSEADFEAVWKNRDSSLAEMKGFREFHLLRGPVNETEGYTLFASHTVWASQDDFVAWTRSENFRAAHRNVGTTKVHYLGHPLFEGFSVVEGA encoded by the coding sequence ATGTACATCGCCATGAACCGCTTCAAGGTGCAGAACGGCTCGGAAGCCGATTTCGAAGCCGTATGGAAGAACCGCGATTCCAGCCTTGCCGAGATGAAGGGTTTTCGGGAATTCCACCTGCTGCGCGGCCCGGTCAACGAGACCGAAGGCTATACGCTGTTTGCCTCGCACACCGTGTGGGCAAGCCAGGACGATTTTGTCGCCTGGACCAGATCGGAGAATTTCCGCGCGGCCCACAGGAATGTCGGCACGACGAAAGTCCACTATCTCGGCCATCCGCTATTCGAGGGCTTCTCCGTCGTCGAGGGTGCCTGA